The following proteins are co-located in the Dromiciops gliroides isolate mDroGli1 chromosome 2, mDroGli1.pri, whole genome shotgun sequence genome:
- the GGT7 gene encoding glutathione hydrolase 7 → MAAEKEASQESALGAYSPVDYMSITSFPRLPEDEPAPAVPLRCRKDEDAFLGDPDTDPDSFLKSARLQQLPSSSSEMGSQDGSPLRETSKDPFAAAAECSCRQDGLTVIVTACLTFATGVTVALVMQIYFGDPQIFHQGAVVTDAAHCTALGIEVLSKGGSSVDAAVAAALCAGIVAPHSSGLGGGGVMLVHDIRRNESRLIDFRETAPGALREEALQRSWETKPGLLVGIPGMAKGLYEAHQLYGRLPWSKVLAFASAVAQDGFNVTHDLARAILEQPVPNASERFRETFFPEGRPLVPGTFVRRPDLAAVLSSLGSAGATAFYGGGNLTQEMVSEVQHHGGVLTEEDFSNYSVLVEKPVRGVYRGHLVLSPPPPHTGPALIAALNILEGFNLTSLVSREQALHWVAETLKIALALASRLGDPFYDSTISESTEDMLSKLEAGYLRGHINDSQADPGSLLPAYELDGGATAAQVLVMGPDDFIVAVVSSLNRPFGSGLITPSGILLNSQMLDFSWPNKTANHSAPSLENAIHPGKRPLSFLLPTVVRPAEGLCGTYLALGANGAARGLSSLTQVLVNVLTMNRNLSDSLSLGRLHPELQSNILQVDSEFTEKEVEFLEARGHRVEKVDVLSWVHGGRRTNNFIIGVKDPRSPDGAGATIL, encoded by the exons atccCGACTCTTTCCTGAAGTCTGCCCGGCTACAGCAGCTACCCTCATCCTCCTCGGAGATGGGCAGCCAGGATGGGTCACCTCTAAGGGAAACCAGCAAGGACCCCTTTGCAGCCGCAGCAGAGTGTTCCTGCCGCCAAGATGGACTTACAGTCATCGTCACAGCCTGCCTCACCTTTGCCACTGGGGTTACTGTGGCCCTTGTCATGCAGATCTACTTTGGGGATCCCCAG ATCTTCCACCAGGGAGCAGTTGTCACAGATGCTGCCCATTGCACAGCCCTAGGCATTGAGGTCCTGAGTAAAGGTGGCTCTTCTGTGGATGCTGCTGTGGCTGCTGCCCTATGTGCTGGCATTGTGGCTCCTCACAGCTCTGGCCTGGGTGG GGGAGGAGTGATGCTTGTCCATGACATCCGGAGGAATGAGAGCCGCCTGATTGACTTCCGGGAGACAGCTCCTGGTGCACTTCGGGAAGAAGCCCTGCAAAGATCCTGGGAGACCAAG CCGGGTCTCCTTGTGGGGATCCCAGGAATGGCCAAGGGGCTGTATGAAGCTCATCAACTCTATGGAAG gCTGCCATGGTCCAAGGTTCTGGCATTCGCCTCAGCTGTAGCTCAAGATGGCTTCAATGTGACCCATGATCTTG CCCGGGCCATCCTGGAACAACCAGTGCCCAATGCTTCAGAACGTTTCCGAGAGACCTTCTTTCCTGAAGGCCGGCCTCTGGTACCTGGCACCTTTGTGCGGAGGCCAGACTTGGCAGCTGTTCTGTCTTCTCTGGGCTCTGCAGGAGCCACAGCTTTCTATGGGGGTGGCAACCTCACCCAGGAGATGGTGTCAGAG GTGCAGCACCATGGTGGAGTCTTGACGGAGGAGGATTTCAGCAACTACAGTGTATTAGTGGAAAAGCCTGTGCGTGGCGTGTACCGAG GCCACTTGGTGCTCagtcccccaccccctcacacGGGACCCGCCCTCATCGCTGCCCTGAACATCCTAGAGGGCTTCAACCTTACCAGCCTGGTGTCCAGGGAGCAGGCTCTGCATTGGGTGGCTGAG ACCCTGAAGATTGCTCTGGCCTTGGCTAGCAGACTGGGAGATCCCTTCTATGATTCAACCATCTCAGAGAGCACAGAAGACATGCTCAG CAAGCTGGAGGCTGGGTACCTTCGAGGCCATATCAATGATTCCCAGGCAGACCCTGGCTCACTGCTTCCTGCCTATGAGCTGGATGGCGGTGCCACAGCTGCACAGGTGCTGGTGATGGGGCCTGATGACTTCATTGTAGCTGTGGTCAG CTCACTGAATCGCCCCTTCGGCAGCGGCCTCATCACGCCTTCTGGGATTCTGCTAAACAGCCAGATGCTGGACTTCTCCTGGCCCAATAAAACTGCAAACCACTCAGCACCCAGCCTG GAGAATGCCATTCATCCTGGGAAGAGGCCACTGTCCTTCCTGCTGCCCACGGTGGTGAGGCCAGCTGAAGGACTTTGCGGGACTTACCTGGCACTGGGGGCCAATGGTGCTGCCCGAGGACTTAGCAGCCTCACCCAG GTCCTGGTGAATGTGCTGACCATGAACAGAAATCTGAGTGACAGCCTGTCCCTAGGGCGCCTCCACCCTGAGCTCCAATCCAACATCCTCCAGGTGGACA GTGAATTCACTGAGAAAGAGGTTGAGTTCCTGGAAGCTCGGGGCCATCGGGTTGAGAAGGTAGATGTTCTGTCGTGGGTCCATGGAGGTCGGAGAACCAACAATTTCATCATTGGGGTGAAGGACCCTCGAAGCCCTGATGGAGCTGGTGCCACCATCTTGTAG